From Pedobacter indicus, a single genomic window includes:
- a CDS encoding MotA/TolQ/ExbB proton channel family protein, producing MANAPKPNTAKKQSSSSGSNVFASLAIIICFVIGYLVWKLVMGNPIHFEGGDPENGQPLPGDYFGMVYKAGVVVPVLLGLLLMTIVFSIERFFVISRAAGKGNVDAFVTRIQGFLSSGNIDSAIAECDKQQGSVANVIKSGLLKYKEASADTRVNPEQATIAIQKEIEEATALEMPMLEKNMTVIATLVSIGTLTGLLGTVTGMIKAFSALATGGAPDQAQLANGISEALINTATGIFTSTIAIVMYNVFTSKIDKLTYSIDEAGFSIVQTYASTHN from the coding sequence ATGGCAAATGCACCAAAACCAAACACTGCAAAAAAGCAAAGTAGCTCTTCGGGTTCAAACGTTTTTGCAAGTTTAGCAATCATTATCTGTTTTGTTATCGGATATCTTGTTTGGAAGTTAGTAATGGGTAATCCTATTCACTTTGAGGGAGGCGATCCAGAAAATGGACAGCCACTTCCGGGTGATTACTTTGGAATGGTATACAAAGCTGGTGTTGTTGTGCCAGTACTATTGGGCTTACTCCTTATGACTATTGTGTTCTCGATTGAGCGGTTCTTTGTAATTAGCAGAGCTGCTGGAAAAGGGAATGTAGATGCTTTCGTAACTCGTATCCAAGGGTTCCTGTCTTCTGGAAACATCGATTCTGCAATCGCTGAATGTGACAAACAACAAGGATCTGTAGCGAATGTGATTAAATCAGGATTATTGAAGTACAAAGAAGCTTCTGCAGATACCCGTGTTAATCCTGAGCAAGCAACCATTGCTATTCAAAAGGAAATTGAAGAAGCAACTGCATTGGAAATGCCGATGTTAGAGAAAAACATGACCGTTATCGCAACGTTGGTATCGATTGGTACGCTGACTGGTCTATTGGGTACGGTAACTGGTATGATTAAAGCATTCTCGGCTTTAGCAACCGGCGGTGCTCCTGACCAGGCGCAGTTGGCGAATGGTATTTCTGAGGCTTTGATCAACACAGCAACAGGTATCTTTACGTCTACCATTGCGATTGTAATGTACAATGTATTTACTTCTAAGATTGATAAATTAACCTACTCGATTGATGAGGCTGGTTTCTCAATTGTACAAACTTACGCTTCAACCCATAATTAA
- a CDS encoding ExbD/TolR family protein, translating into MGKIKVKRNSTTIDMTAMCDVSFLLLTFFILTATARQPEPMPVDMPASTVQIKVPDTDLGIITVGDGGKLFFSVTGPNVRMNMLDRMAEQYGMTFSDEEKQRFSLIDGFGVPLSQLKQLIAMDNTQRIESGIQQGIPADSADNQLKEWILAARRATAEINDKQMRIAIKGDKEEEYPAVKKVIDILQDQKLNKFSLITSLRVAE; encoded by the coding sequence ATGGGTAAGATAAAAGTAAAAAGAAACAGTACCACGATAGACATGACGGCTATGTGTGATGTGTCTTTCCTGCTGTTAACGTTCTTTATTTTAACAGCAACTGCCCGTCAGCCAGAGCCGATGCCGGTCGATATGCCAGCGTCAACTGTACAGATTAAGGTTCCTGATACAGATTTGGGGATCATTACTGTGGGTGATGGCGGTAAGTTGTTCTTCAGCGTTACCGGTCCTAATGTTCGTATGAATATGTTGGATCGTATGGCTGAGCAGTACGGAATGACTTTTTCAGACGAGGAAAAGCAGCGCTTCTCTTTGATCGATGGCTTTGGTGTGCCGCTGAGCCAGTTGAAACAGTTGATCGCAATGGATAATACGCAGCGGATTGAATCAGGTATTCAGCAGGGTATTCCTGCCGATTCAGCTGACAATCAATTGAAAGAGTGGATTTTAGCCGCGCGTAGAGCGACCGCTGAAATCAACGATAAGCAAATGCGTATAGCTATAAAAGGAGATAAGGAGGAAGAGTATCCGGCTGTTAAGAAGGTGATTGATATTCTTCAGGATCAGAAGTTAAATAAATTCAGTTTGATCACGAGTTTACGTGTAGCTGAATAG
- a CDS encoding ExbD/TolR family protein, whose protein sequence is MAELNTGDGGGKKGGKIRSKKAGGRVDLTAMVDLAFLLITFFMLTTSISKPYAMDVAMPDKNKENQEDQLDVADNRTLTVLLGSDDKIAYYMGLLESPIQGPEVVDYGKNGIRPILLEKIKEVPQITGDPEKGLIVIIRPSDRSNYKNLVDILDEMKIVNATQYMIGDIGEAEIALLENQAIYNE, encoded by the coding sequence ATGGCAGAATTAAATACCGGTGACGGTGGAGGCAAAAAGGGCGGTAAGATACGGTCAAAGAAAGCTGGTGGTCGTGTAGATTTGACCGCGATGGTGGATTTGGCTTTCTTATTGATTACCTTCTTTATGTTGACCACCTCCATCTCCAAGCCGTACGCGATGGATGTCGCAATGCCGGATAAAAACAAAGAGAATCAGGAAGATCAACTGGATGTGGCTGATAATAGAACGCTGACCGTTTTACTGGGAAGTGATGATAAGATCGCCTATTATATGGGATTGTTAGAATCTCCTATTCAAGGTCCTGAAGTGGTTGATTATGGGAAAAATGGTATCAGACCGATACTTCTGGAAAAGATCAAAGAGGTTCCACAAATTACGGGTGATCCTGAAAAAGGATTAATCGTAATCATTAGACCGAGCGATCGATCTAACTATAAGAACCTTGTGGACATCCTTGATGAGATGAAAATCGTAAATGCGACGCAGTATATGATTGGTGATATTGGTGAGGCTGAAATAGCTTTGTTAGAGAATCAAGCCATATACAATGAATAA
- a CDS encoding energy transducer TonB produces MLGSKLDIFKKEWLDVVFAGRNQAYGAYDLRKTADSNTTKALFIGVVLFTIAVSMPIILQYIKGDEVVETERIIETEVVLSEPPPVNEEEPPPPPPPVEPPPPRVDQVRMPPPVVVKAEEVRDEEPPTVEDLKKADPGPKTLAGDPTADIRIDLPVGDGPKDQEVTEAVESNQVFTSVEVAPTPQGGMEAFYKYVANNYNYPPQAQEQGVNGRVLLQFVVEKDGSLTDIKILRDLKYGTGEEAVRMLKKAPKWKPGIQNGRPVRVQFTLPIQLNLAAQ; encoded by the coding sequence ATGTTAGGGTCTAAATTAGACATATTTAAAAAAGAGTGGCTCGACGTAGTATTCGCTGGTCGGAATCAGGCCTATGGGGCATATGATTTGCGAAAAACAGCGGATTCAAACACCACCAAAGCCTTATTTATTGGTGTAGTATTATTTACAATTGCAGTAAGCATGCCGATAATATTGCAATACATCAAGGGTGATGAGGTTGTGGAAACCGAGCGTATTATAGAAACCGAGGTTGTTCTTTCAGAACCGCCTCCGGTAAACGAAGAGGAACCACCTCCGCCACCTCCTCCTGTTGAACCACCTCCACCGCGTGTAGATCAGGTGCGTATGCCACCTCCAGTGGTAGTTAAGGCTGAAGAGGTTCGTGATGAGGAGCCTCCGACCGTGGAAGATTTGAAGAAGGCTGACCCGGGACCAAAAACATTGGCCGGGGATCCAACCGCAGATATCCGGATTGATTTACCTGTGGGTGACGGTCCGAAAGATCAGGAAGTAACTGAAGCAGTTGAATCAAACCAGGTGTTTACTTCGGTAGAGGTAGCGCCAACACCACAAGGTGGAATGGAAGCCTTTTATAAGTATGTGGCAAACAATTATAATTACCCGCCACAAGCACAAGAGCAGGGTGTAAACGGACGTGTTCTTTTGCAGTTCGTTGTGGAGAAAGATGGATCATTAACTGATATCAAGATTCTTCGAGACTTGAAATACGGAACTGGTGAAGAAGCTGTAAGAATGCTGAAGAAAGCTCCTAAATGGAAGCCAGGTATTCAGAATGGCCGTCCGGTACGTGTACAGTTTACCTTGCCGATCCAGTTGAATTTGGCAGCACAATAA
- a CDS encoding PstS family phosphate ABC transporter substrate-binding protein: MNFIKKNAYLLVAFVICLAIVSCSQSPQKDKKEVHTILTGRLTMVVDESLEPIVEDQMIVFEHTYVDADITLKSEPEKRAVNSLLNDSVKVAVLARKLTEDERKFFEAKKIIPREARFATDGVALIANRSSNDSTVHVDDIIKKLRGEDTDLSTLVFDNPNSSTVRYLQELAGIDQLPEDGVYALSSNADVIRYVYENTHAIGVIGINWIFQPDPELKDFVEGVKILGVKNQTGSKGDDDFYKPSQTNLALGTYPLARDLYIINCQGIKGLGLGFSAFLTGERGQRIVLKSGLMPDSIPPREINIIE; this comes from the coding sequence TTGAACTTCATAAAAAAAAATGCATATTTGTTAGTGGCGTTTGTCATTTGTTTGGCCATAGTTAGCTGTAGTCAATCTCCACAAAAAGATAAAAAGGAGGTGCACACGATTCTAACGGGCAGGTTGACGATGGTGGTGGATGAAAGTCTTGAACCCATTGTCGAAGATCAGATGATTGTTTTCGAACACACATATGTTGATGCAGATATTACGTTGAAAAGTGAGCCCGAGAAGCGCGCTGTTAATTCGTTATTAAATGACTCGGTGAAAGTCGCTGTTCTTGCGAGAAAGCTGACTGAAGACGAGCGGAAGTTCTTTGAAGCGAAAAAAATTATACCCCGGGAGGCGAGGTTTGCGACAGACGGTGTTGCCTTGATTGCTAACAGAAGCAGTAATGATTCTACCGTTCATGTCGACGACATAATCAAGAAACTCCGCGGTGAAGACACTGATTTGAGTACTTTGGTGTTTGATAATCCAAATTCTAGTACTGTAAGGTACTTGCAGGAGTTAGCCGGTATTGATCAGCTACCGGAGGATGGGGTTTATGCGTTGAGTTCCAACGCTGATGTGATTCGATATGTGTATGAAAATACACATGCGATCGGTGTAATTGGTATTAATTGGATTTTTCAACCAGATCCAGAGCTGAAAGATTTTGTTGAAGGGGTAAAGATATTAGGGGTTAAAAATCAGACAGGTAGTAAAGGCGACGATGATTTTTACAAACCTTCACAAACGAACCTGGCCCTTGGTACCTATCCTTTGGCTCGTGATTTGTATATTATCAACTGTCAGGGCATTAAAGGGCTGGGACTAGGTTTCTCGGCTTTTTTGACCGGGGAGAGAGGACAGAGAATTGTCCTGAAGTCGGGTTTAATGCCCGATAGTATCCCTCCTCGAGAGATTAACATTATAGAATAA
- a CDS encoding tetratricopeptide repeat protein, producing the protein MKKAINIGLALSFVASGAFAQSLDDAKTAIKEEQYAEAKSILENLVQTKSKDGDNYYYLGTIYLTSGYLDSAKTVFDQGLAADSKNAINNVGIGAIQFLNGDATAADATFKDVESSIKRRDYEELLEIGKAYLRGEKPDYNKAIEYLNKAKEKEDEDAEVSLQLGNAYFGLGDNSNAFVNYRDAVDLDNSLINAQVQMAVISKEAYAFQEASTALKEIAAQHPEFAPTYRELAETYYLWSRRSTTVEDYDAKLKEALEHYKKYMDLTDYSLDSRMRYADFLILAKDYETLEVQANEMAKIDKMNPRILRYLGYAAYENGNYAESKRGLEEFMSKVEPERLIARDYMFLGLADLRLATDTVSKTMDETLVNEAVQNLEKSVKSDSLIAEDLNEIGMEIFKAGQYGAAAKVFEVATLNPESKNYVVDLFYLGYANYFDYVTRINDEVKPEKELLEKADAAFAKVTEEVPTTEAAYLYRAKATRLLDDAESPEGLFVPHYEKYIEVVTEKGQDAVNQNKQAMVEAYNVNGAFYSMSGDYEKARENFRSTLELDPANEYAAQALENLQPSQAPAQ; encoded by the coding sequence ATGAAGAAAGCAATAAACATAGGTTTAGCTCTGTCTTTTGTAGCTTCGGGTGCCTTTGCTCAGAGCTTGGATGACGCGAAAACTGCTATTAAAGAAGAGCAGTACGCTGAAGCCAAAAGTATTTTAGAGAATTTGGTGCAGACGAAGAGCAAGGATGGGGATAATTATTACTATTTAGGAACAATTTATCTGACTTCTGGTTATTTGGATTCTGCGAAAACGGTATTTGACCAAGGGCTTGCTGCTGATTCGAAAAATGCCATTAACAACGTTGGTATCGGAGCCATTCAGTTCTTGAATGGGGATGCGACAGCGGCTGATGCTACTTTCAAAGATGTAGAGAGCAGTATTAAAAGAAGGGATTATGAAGAGTTACTTGAGATTGGAAAGGCTTATTTAAGAGGAGAGAAACCTGATTACAATAAAGCGATTGAATATCTAAATAAAGCAAAAGAAAAAGAGGACGAAGACGCGGAAGTTTCGTTGCAGTTAGGGAATGCGTATTTTGGATTGGGGGATAATAGTAACGCGTTTGTTAACTATCGTGATGCCGTTGATTTGGATAATTCCCTTATTAACGCACAAGTACAGATGGCGGTGATCAGTAAAGAGGCATATGCTTTTCAAGAAGCATCTACAGCGTTGAAAGAAATTGCCGCACAACATCCTGAATTTGCACCGACTTATCGTGAGTTGGCGGAAACATACTACTTATGGTCAAGACGGTCAACAACCGTAGAGGATTACGATGCAAAACTGAAAGAGGCATTGGAGCACTATAAAAAGTATATGGACCTAACGGATTATTCGTTAGACTCACGTATGCGTTATGCTGACTTCTTGATTTTAGCGAAGGATTATGAGACCCTAGAGGTTCAGGCCAATGAAATGGCGAAAATTGATAAAATGAACCCTCGTATCTTGCGTTATTTGGGTTACGCTGCTTATGAAAATGGCAATTATGCGGAGAGTAAACGCGGACTTGAAGAGTTCATGTCAAAAGTTGAACCGGAGCGTTTAATTGCGCGTGACTATATGTTCTTAGGTTTAGCAGATTTGCGTTTAGCAACTGATACGGTTTCCAAAACCATGGATGAAACTTTAGTTAATGAAGCGGTTCAGAATTTAGAAAAATCTGTGAAGTCTGATTCGTTAATCGCGGAAGACTTGAACGAGATCGGTATGGAGATATTCAAAGCTGGTCAATATGGAGCTGCAGCTAAAGTGTTCGAAGTAGCGACATTGAATCCAGAATCGAAGAACTATGTGGTGGATCTATTTTATTTAGGTTATGCAAATTATTTTGATTACGTTACTCGTATCAATGATGAGGTTAAACCTGAAAAGGAATTATTAGAGAAAGCTGACGCTGCCTTTGCGAAGGTAACAGAAGAAGTACCAACAACTGAAGCGGCTTATCTATACCGCGCCAAAGCAACACGTCTATTAGATGATGCAGAGTCTCCAGAAGGGTTATTTGTTCCGCATTATGAGAAATATATTGAGGTGGTAACCGAAAAAGGTCAAGACGCTGTAAATCAAAATAAACAGGCAATGGTTGAAGCTTACAATGTAAATGGAGCATTCTATTCAATGAGCGGCGACTATGAGAAGGCTCGTGAAAACTTCAGAAGTACGTTGGAGCTAGACCCTGCAAATGAGTACGCTGCTCAAGCGTTGGAAAACTTGCAGCCGTCTCAGGCACCAGCACAATAA
- a CDS encoding NADH-quinone oxidoreductase subunit A: MENEVVSTSANYLPILFQIIVAAGFGITTIVATHLIGPKVRTENKLSAFESGVEVIGNARQPFSIKYFMVAILFVIFDIEVIFMYPWAVNFREFGINGLIEMFVFMGLLLLGFIYVIKKKALNWDE, from the coding sequence ATGGAAAATGAGGTTGTAAGTACGTCTGCGAATTACCTGCCGATTCTTTTTCAAATCATTGTCGCTGCCGGATTTGGTATCACAACCATCGTTGCTACGCATTTGATCGGGCCGAAGGTCCGTACAGAAAATAAGTTGTCAGCTTTTGAATCTGGCGTGGAAGTGATCGGTAACGCTCGGCAACCCTTTTCAATTAAATATTTCATGGTTGCGATCTTATTCGTGATCTTTGATATCGAGGTAATCTTTATGTACCCGTGGGCTGTTAATTTCAGAGAGTTTGGGATAAACGGACTTATCGAGATGTTCGTTTTCATGGGGTTATTGTTACTTGGATTTATCTACGTAATTAAGAAGAAAGCGCTAAATTGGGATGAATAG